A section of the Ictalurus punctatus breed USDA103 chromosome 8, Coco_2.0, whole genome shotgun sequence genome encodes:
- the ppp2r2cb gene encoding serine/threonine-protein phosphatase 2A 55 kDa regulatory subunit B beta isoform, translated as MLSPVLRSELSALEPEYTDADVISTVEFSQSGEFLATGDKGGRVVIFQREPQGEYNVYSTFQSHEPEFDCLKSLEIEEKINKIRWLPQINSTHFLLTTNDKTIKLWKVSERDKRPEGYNLKDEEGRMKDISRITSLQVPVLRPMDLLVEASPRRVFSNAHAYHINSISINSDCETYLSADDLRINLWNLNITDRSFNIVDLKPENMEDLSEVITVAEFHPHHCHLLAFSSSAGATRLCDMRSRALCDRPAKLFEESVDPAHRSFFSEITSSVSDVKFSHSGRYLLTRDYLTAKVWDINMENKPVEIYQVQDYLRSKLCALYESDCIFDKFECAWNGTDSVIMTGAYNNFFRMFDRASRRDVTLEASREVCKRRAVLRPRRVCVGKKRRENDISVDSLDFRKKILHTAWHPTDNIIAIAASNNLYIFQDRHGPGHHGGHQLEQDKPLQLQDTTRQ; from the exons ATGCTGAGCCCCGTTCTCCGATCTGAGCTCTCGGCCTTGGAGCCGGAGTACACAGATG CTGATGTCATCTCTACGGTGGAGTTCAGCCAATCAGGAGAGTTCCTGGCCACAGGGGACAAGGGTGGGAGAGTGGTCATCTTTCAAAGAGAACCTCAG ggggAATATAATGTGTACAGCACATTTCAGAGCCACGAGCCGGAGTTCGACTGCCTGAAGAGCTTAGAGATAGAGGAGAAAATCAATAAGATCCGCTGGTTACCTCAGATCAATTCCACCCACTTCCTCCTGACCACCAACG ataagaCCATTAAGCTGTGGAAGGTAAGCGAGAGAGACAAGAGGCCTGAAGGTTACAACCTGAAAGACGAGGAGGGCCGGATGAAGGACATTTCCAGAATCACATCTCTTCAG gTCCCTGTGTTGCGGCCGATGGATTTGCTGGTGGAAGCGTCTCCGCGGCGTGTGTTTTCTAATGCTCATGCCTATCACATCAACTCTATCAGCATTAACAGTGACTGTGAGACTTACCTGTCAGCTGATGACCTGAGGATCAACCTGTGGAATCTCAATATCACAGATCGCAGCTTCA ATATTGTTGACCTGAAGCCAGAAAACATGGAGGACCTGAGTGAGGTGATCACAGTGGCTGAGTTTCACCCTCATCACTGCCACTTACTGGCCTTCAGTAGCAGTGCAGGTGCTACACGCCTTTGTGATATGAGATCTCGCGCATTGTGTGACCGACCCGCTAAAC TATTTGAGGAGTCAGTGGACCCAGCCCATCGATCCTTCTTCTCTGAGATCACTTCCTCTGTGTCGGATGTAAAGTTCAGTCACAGCGGACGCTACCTGCTCACCCGAGACTACCTCACTGCTAAAGTCTGGGACATCAACATGGAGAACAAACCAGTGGAGATATATCAG GTCCAGGATTATTTGCGCTCGAAGCTATGCGCGCTTTACGAGAGCGACTGCATCTTTGATAAGTTTGAATGTGCCTGGAACGGAACTGACAG TGTCATCATGACGGGGGCGTACAATAATTTCTTTCGGATGTTTGACCGTGCGAGTCGGCGTGATGTGACTTTGGAGGCGAGCCGGGAGGTGTGTAAGCGGCGCGCTGTGCTCCGGCCTCGCCGCGTGTGTGTGGGGAAGAAGAGGAGGGAGAATGATATCAGTGTGGACAGCCTGGACTTCAGGAAGAAGATCCTGCACACGGCGTGGCATCCCACGGACAACATCATCGCCATCGCTGCCAGCAACAACCTGTACATCTTTCAGGATAGACACGGCCCCGGACATCACGGGGGCCATCAATTAGAACAAGACAAACCTCTGCAGTTACAGGATACAACTCGTCAGTGA